The Thiobacter sp. AK1 genomic interval TGCACGCGCACCAGCGTCTCTTCCTCTGGCAGTAGCGGTCCCTTGACCATGGCTAGATGGATCTCCCCTGAGGTCTGGTCGCGGTAGGCGAGCAGATCGAATTCCCCGTAGATGGTCTCCACCTTGCGTTCGGCCACCCGCTCCACCAGGCGCTCGGTCTTGGAACGATAGTGGATGAGATCGGCTATGGTGCCGATCTTTAGGCCGTGTTCCTGCGCGAACAACTCCAGGTCCGGCAGGCGCGCCATGGTGCCGTCGTCCTTGAGGATTTCGCAGATCACGGCCGCTGGCTCCAAGCCCGCAAGCTGCGCCAGATCGCAGCCGGCCTCGGTATGGCCGGCGCGCACCAATACACCCCCGGGCTGGGCACGCAGGGGAAACACGTGGCCGGGTTGCACGATGTCGCTAGGCTTAGCATCACGCGCCACGGCGGCACGGATGGTCGTGGCGCGATCCGCCGCGGAAATACCCGTGGTCACGCCGCGCGCGGCCTCGATGGAAACCGTGAAGGCCGTGCCGTGGGGTGTCTGGTTGTCCTCTACCATCTGGCGCAGTCCGAGCTGGCGGCAACGGGCATCGGTGAGGGTCAAACAAATCAACCCACGACCGTACTTGGCCATGAAGTTGATGTCCTCGGGCGTGATGTGTTCCGCCGCCATCACCAGGTCGCCCTCGTTTTCCCGGTCTTCCTCGTCCACGAGGATGACCATCTTGCCGGCGGCGATATCGGCGATGATTTCTTCGATGGGGCTGATGGGCATGGCTGCCTTTCCGTTTGGGGCACTGATTATCGCATTTTATTCAGGCAAGAGAGGCGCTCTACGCCCCCCAGTTCATGCGACTGACTCGCGGTAGCTCAACAGGCGCTCCACGTAGCGCGCGAGCAGATCCACCTCCAGGTTCACTCGAGTCTTAGGCGCGAGACCTCCGAAAGTGGTCACCGCCAAGGTGTGCGGGATCACGTTCACCCTGAAGCGTTCACCCTCCACCTGGTTCACGGTGAGACTCACGCCGTCCACGGTGATGGAACCCTTAACGGCAATATAACGGGCAAGCGTCGGAGGTGCCGCCACCTCCATGAGGTGGGAACCACCCACCGGCTCGAAGCGGGTCACCACGCCCACGCCATCCACGTGGCCCGAGACCAAATGGCCGCCCAAGCGGTCCGAAAGGCGCAGCGCCTTCTCCAGATTGAGCGCCTGACCGACACGAAAACCCGTGGTGCAACGCAGCGTCTCCCCCGACACATCGACCCAATAGCGGCTGCCCTCACGCGCCACCACGGTCAGGCACACGCCATTGGCCGCAATGCTGTCGCCGAGGGCGATGTCGGAGAGATCAAGCGCGCCAGCCTCGATGGTGAGCCGCAACCCATCACCCAGCGGTTCCGCCGCGACGACGCGGCCCACGGCCTGCACGATACCGGTAAACACGATTACGCCTCCTTCGCTGGCAACACGCGAGCAAGCACGCGCCAATCACGCCCCACGGCTCGCACGTCGCGGATGTCGAGGGTGATACGCTGCGCCATGGTGGTGAATTCGGGCAACACGAACAGGCCGCGCGCCGTACTACCCAGGAGGCAGGGCGCGAGGTAGAGCAAAAGTTCATCGATCAACCCGGCCTCCAGGAGGGCACCATTGAGCGTGGCGCCCGCCTCCACCATAAGCTCGTTCACGCCCTGCTCCGCTAGCCACGCCATCAGGCGAACCAGATCCACTTGCCCACCGGGCCGTCCCATCTCCACCACCGTCACACCGGCCTCACGCAAGGCGTTCAGGGCCCCCGTGTCATCGCTTGCGGTGACGACCACGGTCTCGCCCTGCTTGAAAATGCGTGCTGTCACAGGGATGCTGAGATAGCTGTCCACCACGATGCGGCGTGGCTGGCGCGGGGTGGCGATCTCGCGCACGTCAAGGCGCGGATCGTCCGCAAGCACCGTGCCGGAACCCGTGAGGATGGCGCAGGCCCGCGCCCGCCAGTGCTGCACATCGCGGCGCGCCGCCTCCCCGGTGATCCATTGGGAAACGCCATTGGCGAGCGCCGTGCGCCCATCGAGACTGGCGGCGCTTTTCACCCGCACCCACGGCCGGCCGCGGCTCATGCGAGCGACGAAGCCAATGTTGAGCTCCCGCGCCTCGGTGGCCAAAAGCCCCGTGTCCACCTGGATGCCCGCCGCGCGCAGACGGGCAAGGCCACGCCCCGCCACCAGCGGGTTCGGGTCCTCCATCGCCACCACTACACGCGCCACGCCGGCGCTCACCAAGGCGTCGGCGCAGGGTGGCGTGCGACCGTGATGGGCACAAGGCTCCAAGGTCACGTACACGGTCGCGCCTTGCGCGCGACTGCCGGCCTGGGCGAGCGCCCGGGTCTCGGCATGCGCGTCGCCAGCGCGCTCATGAAAGCCCTCGCCCACCACCACCCCTTGGTGCACCACGACACACCCCACCCGCGGATTGGGCGTGGTGGTGTAAAGCCCGCGCTGCGCCAGGCGCAGGGCGCGGGTCATGAATTCATGGTCCGCAGCGGAAAACATCGAACAGCACTCATCATGCACAGACGCAACCTGCGCGGAAAACCCGCTTTCCCGTGGCGTGCCTTGAATTTTGCGTGGGGCGGCTTCAGCGCTTGCCCTTCTTGGTCTCGGCCGAACCCAAATCCTTGAGCACCTCGCGGAAATCGTCCACGTCCTCGAAGCTACGATAAACGGAAGCGAACCGGATGTAGGCCACTTTGTCTAGCTTGTAGAGCTCGGCCATCACCATCTCGCCGATACGCCGCGCATCCACCTCGCGCTGCCCCAGACTGAGGAGTTCCTGCACGATGCGTTCGATGGCTGCATCCACGTATTCGGTGGGCACCGGCCGCTTGTGTAGCGCGCGCATGAAACTGGTGCGCAGTTTTTCCTTGGAGAATTCCTCGCGGCTGCCGTTTTGCTTAACCACTTGGGGCAGGCGCAACTCGGCGGTCTCGTAGGTGGTGAAACGCTTGTTGCACGCCGCGCAGCGCCGCCGGCGGCGAATGCTATCCCCCTCCTCGCTCACGCGGGAGTCGATCACTTGGGTATCGAGGGAACCGCAGAAGGGGCATTTCATGATTTCACGCGAAGGACCGGCGAGCCGGAGGCGGCTTTGGCATGGCAAGCCCCTTAACGCCCGGTTCCGTCACTTTTCGTACACCGGGAAGCGCGCACACAGGGCGCGCGCCTCTTGGCCCACGCGGGCGATCACGGTCTCGTCGTGGGGTGCCTCCAGCACGTCAGCGATCAGATTGGCCAGATGCTCGGCTTCAATCTCGCGGAAGCCGCGCGTGGTCATGGCTGGCGTGCCGATGCGAATGCCGCTGGTGACAAAGGGCTTCTGGGGGTCGTTGGGGATGGCATTTTTGTTCACCGTGATGTGGGCGCGGCCCAGGGCAGCTTCGGCCTCCTTGCCGGTGAGATTCTTGGCACGCAGGTCCACCAGGAACATGTGGGAATCGGTGCGCCCGGAGACGATGCGTAAGCCCCGTTCCGTGAGCACCTTGGCCATCACCCGCGCGTTGGCTACCACCTGCTCCTGGTAGTGCTTGAACTCCCTGCTCATGGCTTCCTTGAAGGCTACCGCCTTGGCCGCGATCACGTGCATCAGCGGCCCGCCCTGGATGCCTGGGAAAATGGTGGAGTTGAGCGGCTTCTCGAACTCGGCGCGCGAAAGGATGATGCCGCCGCGCGGCCCACGCAGGGTCTTGTGGGTGGTGCTGGTGACGAAATCGGCGATGCCCACCGGGCTGGGATAGACGCCCGCGGCTACCAGACCCGCGTAGTGGGCCATGTCCACGAAGAGATACGCACCCACGGAATCGGCGATTTCGCGGAAGCGCTTCCAGTCGATCACCAGGGAATAGGCCGAAGCCCCGGCGACGATCATCTTCGGCCTGTGCTCGCAAGCCAGCCGCTCGACTTCGTCGTAATCGATGACCTCGGTTTCCGGATGCAGTCCATAGGTGATGGACTTGAAAATCTTGCCTGAGAAATTCACCGTCGCGCCGTGGGTGAGATGGCCGCCATGGGCAAGCGACATGCCAAGCAGGGTATCCCCGGGCTTTAGCATGGCGAAATACACCGCAGCATTGGCCTGCGACCCGGAGTGCGGTTGGACGTTGGCGTATTCCGCACCGAACAGAGCCTTGGCGCGGTCGATGGCGAGCTGCTCGGCCACGTCCACCCATTCGCAGCCTCCGTAGTAACGCTTGCCGGGATAACCTTCCGCATACTTGTTGGTGAGCACAGACCCCTGGGCCTGCAGCACCGCGGGGCTGGCGTAGTTCTCGGAGGCGATTAGTTCGATGTGGTCTTCCTGACGCTGGCGTTCTTTTTCCATCGCCTCCCACAATTCGGGATCGATGGCCTTAATGGTGTGCCCGGGGCTGAACATGGATGAAGTCTCAAGTGTTTGAAGAAAAGCTGTTATTTTATCACGGCCGGGATGGACGGGAGAGGGATTCGAGCAGGGCCGCAAGCCTTTCGAGCTCAGCCTTGAGATCCCGTACCTCGGCGCGCAGCTCGCGAATGTCCTGATGCATCTCGCGACGCAGCCGCTTCTCGTCCTCGCCAATGAAAAAGGCAGCAAACGCCGCGGTCACCAAGGACAGCATGGCAAAGCCCACCAGCACCACCAGCATGGCAAGAATGCGCGAGCCTACGGTGCTGGGGACGATGTCGCCGTATCCCACGGTGCTGCCAGTCACGAAGGCCAGCCACACGCCTTCCCAGAACGAAGACACGCCCGGATCGAGCCAATAGAAACCGGCGCCCGCCAGCCCGAACAGCAACACGCCCCAACCCAAAAGATAGGGCACGGAAGCTGGCGCGAGCAACGTTCGCATCACGGCTAGGACCCGCGCGAATATCAAGGTTACATACACCAGGCGAGCCAGGCGCACGACCGGCAGCCACTCGAGGCTGACTTCCCACAGGCTCACGAACGCGCCGCCGATAATGAGTAAATCCAACCAGTTGTGCAGCACGTACAGCCGCTTCTGGCGCGTCAAGTGCAAAAGCCACAGGAATTCCGCGCTGAAGGCGAACAAGATCAGCGCATCGAGCCCACGCCCTAGCCAGTGCCAGGGGCCGGTGGCATGGGCCGTCTCCAGGTAATAGGAAGGCAGGGCGAGCAAGGCGATGCTCACCATTACCCAGCGCAGGCGCCGTTCCCAGAGATAGGCGCGAGGATTGTCATGGGGCGGTACCCCGCCCATACCAGCCAGTTGGCGCAATTTCATGGCCTGCATGTTACCAATATTCGCCCTTATAATGCCCCACCATGAATGCGCTGCTTGCCTTTGCCCGGGCCGTCGATGGCCTCAATGCCCGCATCGGGCGCGCGAGCATGTGGCTCATCCTGCTCACCGTGCTCATCAGTGCCGGTAACGCGCTCAGCCGCAAGCTTCTGAGCGTAAGCTCCAACGCCCTGTTGGAAATCCAATGGACGCTATATGCCGCCGTGTTTCTATTGGCCGCCGCCTACACCCTGCAGAAGAACGAACACGTGCGCATCGACGTGCTGGTGGGACGGCTGTCGCCCCGCGCCGGCGCGGTGGTGGACATCATCGGGGGCCTGCTATTCGTGCTGCCCTTCACCAGCCTGGTGCTGGTTTATGCCTGGCCTTTCTTTCTGGAAAGCTGGCGAAGTGGCGAAGTCTCCAACAATCCCGGCGGCCTCATGCTTTGGCCGGGCAAGGCGCTCATTCCCTTGGGTTTCAGCCTGCTTTGGCTGCAAGGCTTAGCGGAGGTGATCAAGCGCATCGCTTTCCTCGCGGGTCGCGCGCCTGAACCGGTCCTATCCCACTCGCCGCAGGGCGAGGACATGATTCTGCGCGAGGACGGACAGTGATCAGCGCCGACACACTGGCGCCCCTCATGTTCGCCGCGCTGGTGGCCTTCCTGCTAATGGGCTATCCGGTCGCCTTCGCCCTGGCCGCCAATGGCCTGCTGTTCGCGCTCATCGGCATCCAGCAGGGCTTTTTCGGAGTGGAGCTTCTGGGCGCCGTGCCGGCCCGCATCTACGGCATCATGCAGAATGAGACGCTACTGGCCATTCCCTTTTTCACCTTCATGGGCCTGATCCTGGAAAAGAGTGGCATGGCCGAGGATCTCCTCGATACCATCGGCCAGTTGTTCGGCCCGGTGCGTGGCGGGCTGGCCTTCGCCGTGATCTTCGTCGGCGCGCTGCTGGCGGCGACCACCGGCGTGGTGGCCGCCTCGGTGATCGCCATGGGGCTCATCGCCCTACCCATCATGCTGCGTTATGGCTACGATCGCCGCCTGGCATCCGGCGTGATCGCCGCCTCCGGCACGCTGGCCCAAATCATTCCGCCGAGCCTGGTGCTAATCGTGCTCGCCGACCAGCTCCGCCAGCCGGTGAGCGACCTCTACCAGGGGGCAATGGTTCCGGCCCTGCTGCTTACCGGCCTGTATGCCGTCTACGTGGCGCTCATCGCCCTATTGCGGCCGAACATGGCGCCCGCTTTGCCGCGCGCGGCACGTGCACTTGCCGGTGGAGCGCTGGCCGCACGGGTGGCGCGCGCCCTTTTGCCGCCCCTCGTGCTGGTGTTCCTGGTGTTGGGGACGATTTTCATCGGCCTAGCCACGCCGACCGAGGCGGGCGCCATGGGTGCGGTGGGCGCCCTGGTACTGGCCGCGGTCAAGGGCCGATTGAAACGCACCCTGATCGTGCAGGCACTGGACACCACCACCAAGCTCTCGGCCTTCGTGATGTTCATCCTGATCGGCTCCACCGTGTTCGGCCTAGTGTTCCGCGCCGTCAACGGTGATCTCTGGGTGGAAGGCCTGCTCACCGCGCTACCGGGCGGCGCACTGGGGTTTCTCATTGCCGTCAACGTGCTGGTGTTCGTCCTGGCCTTTTTCCTGGACTTCTTCGAACTCGCCTTCATCCTGGTGCCGCTTTTGGCGCCAGTGGCCGAGAAGCTGGGCATCGATCTCGTCTGGTTTGGGGTGGTTTTGGCGCTGAACATGCAGACATCGTTCATGCATCCACCCTTTGGCTTCGCCCTGTTCTATCTGCGCAGTGTGGCGCCGCGCGAGGCCTATCTGGACAAGGTGACAGGCCAGCGGCTGGATGGGGTGAGCACGGGGCAGATCTACTGGGGCGCAGTGCCCTTCGTGTTGATGCAGCTGGTGATGGTGACGCTGGTGATCGCCTTCCCGCAGCTGGTGGGCAGCCACCAGGCGGCGCGGGAAGAGGCGCCGCCGTTGCGGATCGAGCTGCCCGCGGAATAGGGCACTACTTCACCGCATTGAACACGAAGTTGGCGTAGCTGAGCTCCGCCACGCGGAACCACTGGAACTCATCGGAACGGAAACGGCGCCAGGATTCGAAGATGCGCCGGAACACCGGATTGCGCGCGGCCTCCTCGGCATAAAGCTGCTCGGCCGCGGCGAGCGCGGCGCTCAT includes:
- a CDS encoding riboflavin synthase, coding for MFTGIVQAVGRVVAAEPLGDGLRLTIEAGALDLSDIALGDSIAANGVCLTVVAREGSRYWVDVSGETLRCTTGFRVGQALNLEKALRLSDRLGGHLVSGHVDGVGVVTRFEPVGGSHLMEVAAPPTLARYIAVKGSITVDGVSLTVNQVEGERFRVNVIPHTLAVTTFGGLAPKTRVNLEVDLLARYVERLLSYRESVA
- the nrdR gene encoding transcriptional regulator NrdR, encoding MKCPFCGSLDTQVIDSRVSEEGDSIRRRRRCAACNKRFTTYETAELRLPQVVKQNGSREEFSKEKLRTSFMRALHKRPVPTEYVDAAIERIVQELLSLGQREVDARRIGEMVMAELYKLDKVAYIRFASVYRSFEDVDDFREVLKDLGSAETKKGKR
- a CDS encoding ion transporter, with the translated sequence MKLRQLAGMGGVPPHDNPRAYLWERRLRWVMVSIALLALPSYYLETAHATGPWHWLGRGLDALILFAFSAEFLWLLHLTRQKRLYVLHNWLDLLIIGGAFVSLWEVSLEWLPVVRLARLVYVTLIFARVLAVMRTLLAPASVPYLLGWGVLLFGLAGAGFYWLDPGVSSFWEGVWLAFVTGSTVGYGDIVPSTVGSRILAMLVVLVGFAMLSLVTAAFAAFFIGEDEKRLRREMHQDIRELRAEVRDLKAELERLAALLESLSRPSRP
- the glyA gene encoding serine hydroxymethyltransferase codes for the protein MFSPGHTIKAIDPELWEAMEKERQRQEDHIELIASENYASPAVLQAQGSVLTNKYAEGYPGKRYYGGCEWVDVAEQLAIDRAKALFGAEYANVQPHSGSQANAAVYFAMLKPGDTLLGMSLAHGGHLTHGATVNFSGKIFKSITYGLHPETEVIDYDEVERLACEHRPKMIVAGASAYSLVIDWKRFREIADSVGAYLFVDMAHYAGLVAAGVYPSPVGIADFVTSTTHKTLRGPRGGIILSRAEFEKPLNSTIFPGIQGGPLMHVIAAKAVAFKEAMSREFKHYQEQVVANARVMAKVLTERGLRIVSGRTDSHMFLVDLRAKNLTGKEAEAALGRAHITVNKNAIPNDPQKPFVTSGIRIGTPAMTTRGFREIEAEHLANLIADVLEAPHDETVIARVGQEARALCARFPVYEK
- the ribD gene encoding bifunctional diaminohydroxyphosphoribosylaminopyrimidine deaminase/5-amino-6-(5-phosphoribosylamino)uracil reductase RibD, translated to MFSAADHEFMTRALRLAQRGLYTTTPNPRVGCVVVHQGVVVGEGFHERAGDAHAETRALAQAGSRAQGATVYVTLEPCAHHGRTPPCADALVSAGVARVVVAMEDPNPLVAGRGLARLRAAGIQVDTGLLATEARELNIGFVARMSRGRPWVRVKSAASLDGRTALANGVSQWITGEAARRDVQHWRARACAILTGSGTVLADDPRLDVREIATPRQPRRIVVDSYLSIPVTARIFKQGETVVVTASDDTGALNALREAGVTVVEMGRPGGQVDLVRLMAWLAEQGVNELMVEAGATLNGALLEAGLIDELLLYLAPCLLGSTARGLFVLPEFTTMAQRITLDIRDVRAVGRDWRVLARVLPAKEA
- the ribBA gene encoding bifunctional 3,4-dihydroxy-2-butanone-4-phosphate synthase/GTP cyclohydrolase II, whose translation is MPISPIEEIIADIAAGKMVILVDEEDRENEGDLVMAAEHITPEDINFMAKYGRGLICLTLTDARCRQLGLRQMVEDNQTPHGTAFTVSIEAARGVTTGISAADRATTIRAAVARDAKPSDIVQPGHVFPLRAQPGGVLVRAGHTEAGCDLAQLAGLEPAAVICEILKDDGTMARLPDLELFAQEHGLKIGTIADLIHYRSKTERLVERVAERKVETIYGEFDLLAYRDQTSGEIHLAMVKGPLLPEEETLVRVHEPLSVIDFLDDADNAHSWGIHQAMKTLAEATAGVMILFRRPETNEALLARIAHAVHKPAGKVDLRDYGIGAQILKDLGVRKMRLLAAPRRMPSLEGFDLEVTGYILPPDVVEPNQLEE
- a CDS encoding TRAP transporter small permease subunit, producing the protein MNALLAFARAVDGLNARIGRASMWLILLTVLISAGNALSRKLLSVSSNALLEIQWTLYAAVFLLAAAYTLQKNEHVRIDVLVGRLSPRAGAVVDIIGGLLFVLPFTSLVLVYAWPFFLESWRSGEVSNNPGGLMLWPGKALIPLGFSLLWLQGLAEVIKRIAFLAGRAPEPVLSHSPQGEDMILREDGQ
- a CDS encoding TRAP transporter large permease, which translates into the protein MFAALVAFLLMGYPVAFALAANGLLFALIGIQQGFFGVELLGAVPARIYGIMQNETLLAIPFFTFMGLILEKSGMAEDLLDTIGQLFGPVRGGLAFAVIFVGALLAATTGVVAASVIAMGLIALPIMLRYGYDRRLASGVIAASGTLAQIIPPSLVLIVLADQLRQPVSDLYQGAMVPALLLTGLYAVYVALIALLRPNMAPALPRAARALAGGALAARVARALLPPLVLVFLVLGTIFIGLATPTEAGAMGAVGALVLAAVKGRLKRTLIVQALDTTTKLSAFVMFILIGSTVFGLVFRAVNGDLWVEGLLTALPGGALGFLIAVNVLVFVLAFFLDFFELAFILVPLLAPVAEKLGIDLVWFGVVLALNMQTSFMHPPFGFALFYLRSVAPREAYLDKVTGQRLDGVSTGQIYWGAVPFVLMQLVMVTLVIAFPQLVGSHQAAREEAPPLRIELPAE